The Candidatus Hepatincola sp. Av genome contains the following window.
TCGCCTGAGTTTCAGGTACAGCTATTAAAAAAAAGATTCTTGCAGTATTATTATTTGTGTTATTAATAATGGGCGAATCAGCAATACCTAGTACAATACTAACTTGTTTAACAGAGGAACTTTTAGCATGAGGGATTGCCACATTATTTTCTATAAAAGTAGAAGATAGTTCTTCCCTAAGTAGTACATCAGCATAAAATTTTTCTAAATTATCAATAGCTGAATTAGTAGCAAGTACAGTGCAAAGTTCTTTAAAAACCTTTAGTTTGTCTTGTTTTTGGATTTTATGAAAATAAAAATTACTCTGTAAAAGATTTTGAAGCATATTCACCACCATTTGTTATTAGAGAATATAATAATTCATCTTACAACGTTATATAACGTTATGCAATCACAGATAATTTTTGTCAAGTAATATAAGTTTATATTACTTAGTTATAAAAAAATTATATTTATACAGGTTAGTAAGTAAGCATTGGTGTATATTCTTTATAATTTAGCGGATTTGTAATATACTTGAAAAGGAAAAGGAAAACTAATACAGTATTCATGCAAAATAAAAAATTTAATTTACAATCAAATTATCAACCAAGTGGCGACCAACCCCATGCCATTGCCTCTTTATTACGAGGGCTAAAAGAGAATAAAACTGACCAAGTCCTTTTAGGAGTAACTGGCTCAGGTAAAACTTTTACCATGGCAAATGTTATTCAACAAACTCAGCGTCCAGCTTTAATTATGGCACATAATAAAACTCTTGCTGCCCAATTATATAGCGAATTTCGGGCTTTTTTTCCTGATAATGCCGTAGAATATTTTATATCTTTCTTTGATTATTATCAACCTGAAGCCTATATTGCAAGCTCTGATACTTATATAGATAAAGATTCTGTAATCAATGCCAAAATAGAACAAATGAAACATGCAGCGGTTTATTCTCTTTTAGAAAGGAGGGATACCATAGTAGTAGCCTCAGTCTCTTGTATTTATGGTATTGGTGAACGAAGTTTTTACGAGAGTTTAAAAATTACGCTAGAGCCAAAGCAACAAATATCTATGGGACAGTTAGCTTTAAATCTAGTAAATCTACAGTATACAAGGAATGACTTATCATTTGATAGAGCTACCTTTAGAGTAAGGGGCGATATTATGGAAATTTTTCCTGCCCATTCAGAAGAGTATGCTATTCGTTTATCTTTCTTTGGTGATGAAATTGAAAGTATACATTTAATAGACCCACTACTTGGTACTAAACTAGAGGCTTTAGCTTTTTACCGTTTATATGCTGCTACATTGTATGCAACACCAAAAGATGTAATAACAACAGCTATTCCTAAAATACGAGATGAACTCCACCAAGTTATTGCAGACTTCAAAGCAAATGATAAATTTATAGAAGCCCAACGCATAGAAGAAAGAACTAATTTAGATATTGAAATGCTCCAAGCTACAGGATACTGTAAAGGCATTGAAAATTACATTCGTTACCTAGCAAGCCGTGAACCAGAGCAAACACCGTCTACTTTGTTTGATTATTTACCAGAAGATGCTTTAGTATTTGTAGATGAAAGCCATGTATCTATTCCCCAAATTAGGGGTATGTTTCGTGGTGATAGAAACCGAAAGAACAATTTAGCTACCTATGGTTTTAGGTTACCATCTTGTAAAGATAATCGCCCACTAACTTTTGAAGAATGGGATAAAACCGTTAAGCAAAAAATATATATATCAGCAACTCCAGCCGAACACGAGCTACAAAGGGCACAAGGTGAAGTAATAGAGCAAATTATTCGTCCTACCGGTTTGTTAGATCCTGAATGTATTGTTCGTCCTGTAGAAAACCAAATTGATGATCTTGTAGGAGAAATTAAAAAATTAATTAAATCTAAAGGTAAAGTATTAGCTATTGCCTTAACTAAGAAAATGTCGGAACATATTACTGAATATTTCCATGAAAATAACATTCGTGCAAAGTATATTCATTCAGATATTGATTCCCTAGAAAGAGTTGCCATTATTAAAGCCTTACGCCAAGACCAATTTGATGTGCTAGTTGGGGTAAATCTATTAAGAGAAGGACTAGACATTCCCGAATGTTCTTTAGTAGCAGTATTAGATGCCGATAAAGAAGGCTTTCTGCGTTCTAAAACTTCTTTAATCCAAATAATTGGTAGGGCTGCTAGAAATGTTGCCGGTAGAGTAATTTTATATGCTGATAAAATGACAGATTCTCTAAAATATGCTATTAATGAAACCAATAGAAGAAGGGTCTTACAGCAAGACTGGAATACCAAGCATCATGTAACTCCTAAAACTGTTTATTCTCGTTTAATAGATATAGACCTAGCAGGGCAAGACTATAAGCTAGCTGCCTCTAATAAGAAAAAAGCCGATAAAGAGTTCAGATTCCTTACCATAGAACAATTAATGCAAGAAAAAGAAAAACTTGCGAAAAAAATGAATACTGCTGCAGAAGATTTAGATTTTGAAACAGCAATAGCTTGCCGAGATAAAATTAAAAAAATAGAACAATTAATTTTTGAAACTTAATAGAGATGAAAGTTACAATGAAAAAAATTACAACACAAGCTGACGAGTATGTGCGTTTAACTTATTTACTAATAATTTTAGCTTGTCTAGTTTATTGGTTTATTAGATTTCTACGGAAAAAGTAAATAAATAACATTTAAAAATAATGAAGCATAAATACCTGCACAAACATCATCTAATACTACCCCTATACTCCCTTGAACTTTTTCATCAAAATAACTAACAGGGTATGGTTTCCAAATATCAAATAAGCGAAATAAAGCAAATCCCATAATATATATAAAAAATACCTTTATAGACAAATTACCTTGTAAGGCTTGACCAATGGTTAAAAAAGTTACACATTGACCAACCGCTTCATCTATAATAATAAAATTAGGATCTTGTTGTTTAGTACTTAATAGTGCAGAACCAACACTAATGAGAGCAACTATTAGTAAAATAATAGAAGCAACTAATAAGCCTAAAAAACCATAAAAATAAGCAATTACTATAATAAAGGGCATAGTAGCCAATGAACCTACCGTACCAGCTGCTGGGAAAGCATAACCTAAATTACCCATAGAGGCAATAAATAGGGCAAAAGTACTAGAATTATTAATGGGTTTCATTTAATTTAACTTTATTTATACTCTATTTTAATAATTTCCCACGACTTAGAATATTTAGGAGTTGTAATCTCAATAATATCACCAATTTCTTTACTAATTAAAGCTCTACCAAGAGGAGAGTTAAAGGAAATTAAATTTAATTCTAAGTTAGCCTCATACTCACCTACAATCTGATAAGTTTTTTCCTTATCATTATCAAGGTCTTTAATAGTTACGGTTGCTCCAAAAACAATATTGGAATTTTTAATAGTAGTAGGGTCAATTGCTTCTGATAATGAAATAATAGCTTCTAATTCTTTAATGCGCCCTTCAATAAAACCTTGCTGTTCTCTCGCTGCATGATATTCAGCATTTTCTGATAAGTCTCCTAATTCTCTAGCCGAGGCTATAGATTGAATAACTTTAGGACGGTCTTCATTTTTTAACTTAGTTCTTTCATTTTCTAATTTATCCAAACCCTTTAGTGTGATTGGTATTTTTTGCATAAAATTTTTCCTTTTATAATCACTCATGTAAATAATTATAAATACAATAGTGTATTATTATATACAATTGCTAAATTGCATACTTTAAAGTATAATAACATTCAAGCAGAATTTAAGTCTTTCAACATTATAAAATATATTTGAGGTAATATCAATGCTTAAAGATACATTACAAAAAGAGGTTAACCAAGCTATGAAAGCTAAGGCATCTGAGCGGTTATCTATCTTACGTATGATTATGGCAAAAATTAAAGATCAAGAAATTAATAAACGTACTGAAAGTTCCTTAGAATTACAAGATTCTGATATTATTGTTTTAATGGATAAAATGATAAAGCAAGCTCAAGATAGTATTCAAGAATATAAAAAAGCTAATCGGCAAGATCTTGTCCAGAAAGAAGAAGCCGAAATTCAAGTAATTATGGAATTTATGCCCAAACCCCTTTCTAATGAAGAAGTAAATAATGCTATCACTCAAGCTATTGCTGATGTGAAGCCAGAAAGTATGAAAGATATGGGGAAAGTAATTAACTATATTAAAAACAAATATGTTGGTAGGGTAGATATGGCTAAAGTATCTTTACAAGTAAAAGAGCACCTTAACACACTTAATGACTGATGTTTTAGAGCAAATTAAAAATGCTATATCTATTGTTGATGTAGTCCAAGAAAAAGTACCTCTTAATAAAAAGGGCAGAGAATATTTAGGTTTGTGCCCTTTTCATCATGAAAAAACGCCATCATTTTATGTGAATCCTCAAAAAGGTTTTTATTACTGTTTTGGTTGCCAAGCTAAGGGTAATATTTTTAATTTTTATGTGGAATTATATAAATTATCTTTTCCAGAGGCAGTAAAGGCTTTAGCTCAAAAGGCTAACATTACCTTACCAAGTAATTATTCTGTAAAACAAGATCCTAAAATTAATGCTTTATACACTATTTGTAATTTAGCCCAAGATTATTTTCATAAACAGTTATTATCAGCAAATGGTAAAATGGCTTTAGAATATTTGCATAATCGTGGCATTAGCCTAGACTTAATTAAACAGTTTAATTTAGGTTTTTCACCTAAAGATAATTCTTCTTTATGGGAAATTTGCCAACAACATAAATTTTATGATGAATACTTGTTAGAAATAGGTTTACAAGGTTATAGTGAAAAAGGTTTTTTATATAGTTTTTTTCAAAATAGAGTTATTTTTCCAATTAGAAATACTCAAGGTAAGGTTATTGCCTTTGGTGGTAGATGTTTAGCAAACGAACAACCTAAGTATTTAAATTCTAAAGAAAGTACTATTTTTGCTAAACGGGCTAACATTTATGGGTTGAGCCAATCTCTAGTAAATCTAAAAAATAATAACTTAATTGTAGTTGAAGGCTATATGGATGTTGTATCTTTATACAAATATGGTTATAATACTGCGGTTGCATGTTTAGGTACAGCTATAACCCCTGAACATATAGTTTTGTTAAATAAATACGATAAAGCTCCAATTTTTTGCTTAGATGGTGATACAGCAGGGCAAAAAGCAACAGATAGAGTATTAGATTTATATTTAAGTACTTTAAATATAGGCGTTAATCCTCAATTTGTTTTTTTGCCAAATGGTGAAGATCCTGATAGTTTCTTGGCAAAGCATGGAGTAGAAGGTTTTAATTCTCAATTAGAGAATGCTAAAGGTATTTCAGAAGTTTTGTGGTTACAAGCAACCTTAAATAAAAATATTAATTTGCCAGAGGTATCAGCTAGCGTTTTACAAGATTTACAAAATAGAATAAAAGTTATTCCAGACAGTAACTTACGCTATCAATTTAATAGCTATTTTAAAGAAAATTTATACCAGTATGGCAAAGTTGGAAAAGCAAGACTACCTATAAATAAGCAGGTAATAAAAAAGGAAGATTATAAAGTAAATGCTAACTATATAAGAGATGGCATTTTAATAGGTTGTGTACTTTTATTTCCAATAATTTTACCTGATATTGAAGAAGAATTAGGTAATTTAATTTTTACAAATGCTACCTTAGAAAAAATAAGAGAATATTTAATTGAAAGAGTTGCTCAAGGTGAAGATTTACAACTAGAACAAGGTTTACAAGCTGATATTGAATACTTATTAAACTTAAATTTAATAAAACCTGTAATGGATAACATCTTAACTCCTCAAGATGCTTTAAACAAGTTTTTTGAAACATATAAGTTAGTACAAAAGGAGAATTTTGAATTTTTTTTGAAAGAAATTCGCAATAAATTATTGCAAATAACACAAGATTTAAAAAACGTAAACGATGAAACCACAAAAAATGCTATGTATAGCCAAGTGGAAGCATTGCTAGCAGAGCAACAAGAAATTCGTAAACAAATTGAACAACTAACAAGTGTATAGAAATAAAATACTTTACTTTATATAGGTTATTGAATGAAAAAAACAACAAAAAAGAATCCTGAAAATAATAAGCAAAATGAATTGCAAAAAGGTAAGGCTATTAGCCAAGATAATAAACTAGCTAACACTAATAATTTTTTAGATAATATGCATAAAGGTTTAGATAATTTTTCTTTTGAAAATAATAATCATAATATTTTAAAAGATATAGATCTTGCACCAGCTGCTAAAAATGAACTATCAGATAGTGATAGTTTTGAATATAAAGAAAAAACTACAAATTCAACTGAAGAAAAAGAAGATATTCTTTTTCCTAAAACAGATAATCCTGTGAAGTTATATTATAAAGATATAACTTCAATCTCTAAAAGGTTAACTAAAGAAGGTGAAATTGCTATTTCCAAACGGATAGAAGCAGGTAGAGCATTAGTGATGGAAGGTATTAACATGAACCCTATTACTTTCCAATACCTAGAAAATTGGTATAAGGAATACAAACACGAAAAAGTTAATATTAGAAATCTTATAGATTGGCAAATGTTCTGGGATAATAATATAGATAAACTAGGCTCTTTAGAAAGTATTGCCGAAGAATTGAATAAAGAAAAACATCTATTAAAATTAGATGAAGAACGTTCTGAAGACGAACATGATAGTTCTCTAAGGCATGAAGAAAACATAGAACACGATGAAATTCCAGGCGTTCCCTTAGCCGTGGTTGAAGATCGCATCAGACCTATTTTTGATAACACAATAAGAATCTTATTAGAAAAAGAACAATATTTAAAGAAAACGAATAATAAGGAAACGATTAAGCAACTTACAGCTGACAGGATTAAATTATTAAATTCTATTTCTTTAAATAGCCAAAGTATTAACAATATTATTAATGCTACTAATAAAATAGAGCAAAAAATTAAGTTAAACTATAATAAAATTTTACGTATTTTAGAAGATAACGGTATAAAAAGAATTGAGGCTATAGAAATTACTAATGCTATTTTACACAAAGGTGATTATAAAAATATTAAAACAAAAAGCCACAAGTACCCTATTATTATCCAAAATTACGGTGAATTTTTAAATAAATACTTAATAGAATTACGTAGTATTCTTAACAATTTAGGTATTACTAGAAATGAATTTAGCAATATTGTTAATATAATAGAAAAAGGTGAATTTCATAAAAATAAAGCTAAACAGGAAATGATAGAAGGTAATTTACGTTTAGTAATATCTATTGCTAATAAGTATTTTAATCGTGGTTTGCAACGTTCAGATTTAATTCAAGAAGGTAATATAGGTTTAATGCGAGCTGTTCATAAGTTTGACTATAAACGAGGGCATAAATTTTCTACCTACGCTACTTGGTGGATCCGCCAAGCTATTACCCGAGCCATTGCCGACCAAAGTAGAACTATTAGAATTCCTGTGCATATGATAGAAACCATTAATAAAGTGGTTAAAATATCTGCAGCTTTTTTTCAAGAACATGGTAAAGAACCTATTCCTGAAGAAATTGCAGAAAAATTAAACTTATCTTTAGAAAAAGTTAGAAAAGTATTACGTATAGCTAAAGAGCCTATAAGTTTGGAAACTCCAATTAGTGATGACGATAGTTTCTTAGGTGATTTTTTAGAAGATAAAAAAATTATGCAACCTTTAGATCTAGCAATTCATACTGACCTCAAACGTTCTATTAACCAGATTCTAAGTACATTAACCCCAAGGGAAGAAAGGGTGTTACGTATGCGTTTTGGTTTAGGTACTAATTCCGATAATACCTTAGAAGAAGTAGGCAAGCAGTTTACAGTAACTAGAGAAAGAATTCGGCAAATTGAAGCTAAGGCTTTAAGAAAGTTAAAGCACCCTAGCCGCTCAAAAAGGTTAAAAAGTTTTTTAGATACTTAAAATTATACATTGTGTTTTTTAGAAAAAGATTTTATAATTTTTCAGCAATGGGTTTGTAGCTCAGTTGGTTAGAGCAGGCCGCTCATAACGGTCTGGTCGTAGGTTCAAGTCCTACCAAACCCACCATATTGTAGCACTAAGGCAAGAGGTCTTGTGAAATTTAAAGAAGAATTACAGCGAAAACTTATTCATTTATCTTCTACAGTTTATCCCTTAATTTACTATTTTGTAGATAAAAGCGTTACTATGGTAATTGTAGTAACAATTTTTCATGTAGTATTATTTTGGGATCTACTACGGCGTAAAGGTTTTTCTTTACCAAAATTATCTTTCATTAATATTTTTCTAAGAATAGAAGAACAGAATTGCCAAAAACTATGTGGTGCTACCTATTTTATGATGGCAGTAGTTATGGTAATTGCTATTTTTCCTAAAGATATTGCTATTTTAAGTATGTTAATTTTAATTTATTCTGATACAACAGCAGCTTTAGTTGGTAAGTTTGGTAAAATTAAAATTAAATCCCTCAATAAAACTTTAGAAGGTTTTATAGCCTATATAATTATTGGAATCATTATTATAGTTGGCTATTATAAATTTTTTGCAACAGGTAATATTAATTTTGAAAATTATTTAATAGCTTTTGTAGCATTATTTATTTCTGGATTGTGTGAGCTTTTTGCCAAAAAACTCTTCTTTGATGATAACCTTTTAGTAACTTTAAGTTATGCTGTAACGAGCTATCTAGGTAATTATTTTTTATTACTTTTATAAGTGTAACCTATAATATTTTAGTTCTATTATTTATAGAAATAGTTTTTTGCAATAAAACGTAAGTAGTGTTGTAAAACATAGAGAATAATTAAGGTAGAGGCTATACCTTCTAACAAAGAAAATGTATATAAGTGTATAAAATATATATGAAACATTGGAATACTTTTAGCCCAAAAACTAAATTTTAAAGAAGCCGTAGCAGAAATTGCTGTAGGGAAAGTAAATGCTGAATAAGCTGGGCTAAAGGGTAATTTTAGTAAATGTAATAACATTAAATATACTCCTATAGTCATAGTAACAGCAATACCAAATAAAGCTATAACCAATAACGGATTCACGTGAACGCTAATAGTTAAGTAACCTGCTAAAGTTAGGCTAGCAGGAGCTGCTAAAATAGCTAGGGTTGGTTTGGTAGCATCTTCAATTAATTCTCCTAGACTTAGGCGATATAACATTACAGGTAGCATAATAAAATATGCTATTAAACCAAACCAAAGTATAAAATGGGCTAAAGCTAAAAAATTAGCACTAGGTACTGTTAAACAAGCAACTACAATACCAATAGGTGGAACATACCAACTAGGTATAAGGTTACTAAAGTTAAATTCCTTAACATTATAGTAAGTAAAACAAATAAGAAAAATTATATGTATTATAATGGCAACTAACCATAAAATAACACTTATATAATAATTTAAGCCTAATAAATTACTTAGCATCATTAAGGTCATAGTTAGTGTTGGAATAACGCTACCAGTAGTTGGGTGCTGCAAATCAGCAACTAAAGTTTTTGGGTGAATAAATAACCTAAGGATTAAGGGGAATACTAATAATGTAGCAACAATGGAGCTGGTTAAGGTTATAATATGAGTAATATAATTATTATGAAAAACAATTTGCCAATAAGCAGAAATGCCAAGCATTCCTAAGGTTAGCCCTGCGATTGGAGTTGGATATTTAGCTAAGTTAAACAAAAGAGCCTATAATAATTTGAATTAATTGTAAAAGTTTCACTAGAAAGTATACTATAGCCTAAGCTAATACACAAGGTGCTTAACTTTATTAAAATAATTCAATCATCAATAATTCTTTTTCTAAGATAAGAAGTTTTTCAGAATTCTTAAATAGTGTAATTTTTTTACTAGAAAAATAGTAATACCTACAGTATGATATGTAGGTTATAAAAAAGATTGATATACTTTCATAAGTAAGCAGCAAAAATGGTAAAAGGCAAGATTAAGATAAAAACAAGTAATTATGTATTGCTAACTGCTTTCTATATTGCTGTTGTTTATAATTTTTTTAATATCCCTTTAAAAATACAAATTAATTCGGTTAGCCATATTCCTTTATTATATAGCATAGGCTATATTGTGGCAGAATTTTTAGTATTATATGTAGCAGTGGCTACTTTTTTATTTTTGTTTTCTTTTTCCAGAATACTTTTAAAATTTTGGGTTTTTGTTTTAATAATTATTTCTACTATTATTACCTATTACACTATTAACTATCATATTGCTATAGAAGAGGTTCTTTTAGGAACTATCCTTGAGGCTAATATAGAAGAGGTTTCAGCGGTTATTTCTTTAAAATTAATAATATTTTTTATTTGTTTAGCCATACTTCCTATATATATTTTTGTTTATAAAATAAGAATTACTAGAATAACATGGTTACCTATACTTGAACGTAAACAAAATTTCTTCAGTGTATGTAAGGTTAGCTTAATATTATGTATAATGTTAATATTTTCTTATATTTTGCAACCAGCCTTATTACATGGTAAGTATGTTTTAAAAAATGCTTTAAGTTTATATACTCCTGTAAATTACATAGCTGCAACTTATATGTATATTTTTCGTTTATCTGGCTCAACTAAAGATTTACATAATATAGATATTAGTAAAAAGTATCCTTTTAGCTTTTCAAATAAAAGTATAAAAAAAGATAACATTACTATAGTTTTAGTAATAGGAGAAAGTGCAAGAGCTGACCATCAATCTTTAAATGGTTATACCAGAGATACTAACCCGAATCTAAAAAAAGTAAAAAATTTAGTAACTTACCCTAATGTATATTCTTGTGGCACACTTAGCAGAGTCAGCGTAACCTGTATTCTAAGCCGGCGGGGGCATAATAATTTGGTGTTACCCTTACCAGAAAATAATATGATTTCTGCCTTTAACTCTTTAGGCTTTAAAACTTATTTTCTTTCTACCCAAACTATGTACGACTCTCGTTATAATTACTTTTATTTAGCATCAAAAGATGCTAATACGGTAAAATTTATTAATAAACTACGAGTGAATATTGCATCAAACAGTGAAGTTTATGATGAGATCCTTCTAAAAGAAATAGATAAAATCCAAAAGCAGAAAACTGGCAATAAATTAATAGTGCTATATTTAGTTGGTTCACATTTAGCATATAATATCCGTTATCCTAAGGCATTTAAGAAGTTTAAGCCAGATAATCTAACCCGTAATGTATATAATAAGGCTTTAATTAATTCCTACGATAATACGATATTGTATACGGATTATATATTATCTAAGATAATAGAGAGATATAGGAAGCAAAGGACATTTTTATATTATGTATCAGATCATGGAGAGAGTTTAGGAGAGGGAGGAGTATATTATCATGGAGCGAGGTACGAGATAGCGCCGAAGGAGCAAAAGAATGTGGCACAGTTTATATGGGCATCTGATTCAATGGTAAGCTTAATGGGATCTTCATGGGAGAAGATAAAAAGTAATAAGAATAACGATATAAGCCAAGACTATGTATTTCATTCATTATTCCAATGTTTAGGAATAAAGAGTAAGATAGTGAATAAAAACCTTAGTATTTGTAATTAAAATTGTAAATTAATATTTTTATAACTAACAAGCTAAAAAAGAAAGATTTTTTAATAATATGTTTTAGCTTAATTTTTGCAAATTAAGGTGCCACAGGCATAATATTCATGTTTGACTTGTATCAAGAACTAGTATATATCTAATATGTAGTAAATCTTTATAATTAAAATTATAAAGATTTCTAAGGTTTAATGCCTAATATCATAAGCCTTAGTTTACCGGCCAGCTAAGTTCATAACTTTATGATGTAAAATCTACTTAACCTATTACAATGTTTAAACAAAAACTAAAATTACATCAAATAAGTGCTACTAACTATATTGTTATCAGTAGTATATTTTTAGTATTTCTATATAATATTCCTAATTTTATAATTAAAGTACAATTAAATCATAGCCATCACATGGTTTATTTTAAAGCTATAACTGTTACTTTAGCGGAGGTCTGTTTAGCTTTAGCTGTGCTGATATTATTTTTAGGCATTGTATCTTTTTCTAGAGTC
Protein-coding sequences here:
- a CDS encoding Phosphoethanolamine transferase — its product is MVKGKIKIKTSNYVLLTAFYIAVVYNFFNIPLKIQINSVSHIPLLYSIGYIVAEFLVLYVAVATFLFLFSFSRILLKFWVFVLIIISTIITYYTINYHIAIEEVLLGTILEANIEEVSAVISLKLIIFFICLAILPIYIFVYKIRITRITWLPILERKQNFFSVCKVSLILCIMLIFSYILQPALLHGKYVLKNALSLYTPVNYIAATYMYIFRLSGSTKDLHNIDISKKYPFSFSNKSIKKDNITIVLVIGESARADHQSLNGYTRDTNPNLKKVKNLVTYPNVYSCGTLSRVSVTCILSRRGHNNLVLPLPENNMISAFNSLGFKTYFLSTQTMYDSRYNYFYLASKDANTVKFINKLRVNIASNSEVYDEILLKEIDKIQKQKTGNKLIVLYLVGSHLAYNIRYPKAFKKFKPDNLTRNVYNKALINSYDNTILYTDYILSKIIERYRKQRTFLYYVSDHGESLGEGGVYYHGARYEIAPKEQKNVAQFIWASDSMVSLMGSSWEKIKSNKNNDISQDYVFHSLFQCLGIKSKIVNKNLSICN